The following are from one region of the Stanieria sp. NIES-3757 genome:
- a CDS encoding Superoxide dismutase → MAYELPSLPYDYTALEPYISKNTLEFHHDKHHAAYVSKYNDAVKGTELDNKSIEEVIQAIAGDSSKTGLFNNAAQAWNHTFYWQCMKSNGGGTPTGELAKKIEADFGGFEEFVKAFKDAGATQFGSGWAWLVLDGGKLKVTKTLNADNPLTSGQVPLLTMDVWEHAYYLDYQNKRPSYIDEFVAHLINWDFVAQNLAAA, encoded by the coding sequence ATGGCATACGAATTACCATCTCTTCCCTATGACTACACAGCTTTAGAACCTTATATTTCCAAAAACACTTTAGAATTCCATCATGATAAACATCATGCTGCTTACGTTAGTAAATACAATGATGCAGTCAAAGGAACAGAACTAGACAATAAATCTATTGAAGAAGTAATTCAAGCGATCGCAGGAGATTCTAGTAAAACAGGACTTTTCAATAACGCTGCTCAAGCCTGGAATCATACTTTTTATTGGCAATGTATGAAATCTAATGGTGGAGGTACTCCGACGGGAGAATTGGCTAAAAAGATTGAAGCTGATTTTGGTGGTTTTGAAGAATTTGTCAAGGCTTTTAAAGATGCAGGTGCAACTCAGTTTGGTAGTGGTTGGGCTTGGTTAGTCTTAGATGGCGGTAAGCTCAAGGTTACCAAAACTTTAAATGCTGATAATCCTTTGACTAGTGGACAAGTTCCTCTACTGACTATGGATGTTTGGGAACACGCTTATTATTTGGATTACCAAAACAAACGACCATCTTATATTGATGAGTTTGTCGCTCATTTAATTAATTGGGATTTTGTAGCTCAAAATTTGGCTGCTGCATAG
- a CDS encoding WD-40 repeat protein gives MCPRAVAKRRPKAIPKQEVAKLWLFLVGVNQYQDQKSLPSLQYSALDCQGLGEALTEATETFPAREIIVHHDFANQKPTVTQVRNTLNYIVNTAQPQDTILFYFSGHGILEASTQKVVLCLTDTYTDKLLETGLPLQELLQCLGQCAASQQLVWLDACHSGGMTLRGTEGAILPNPTTQLVQVLRKKAAQSQGFYALLSCDQTQQSWEFPELGHGVFTYYLMRGLRGEAADSVGMIEADALYQYVYHQTLRYIDKTNQQIRLINQQKSSRGERQLNSEYPLQTPKRIVEGFGKVILGKRTTEQSFSNPRQALVIDGLGINQTTLDLSKILRGTGGFNLEYFPQTNTNWTEVRSAIAQCLDAEVSQNTVLQTDLSTVFLYLRGLIKETETGESCLFLRDGVKLSRSWLRKILRNSRASQQIIILDCPGASSIAEWVEDLRLESDRGQCLIAAASNLSNSQQFTQALLETLEKADRQSGFPVAAWITQLQIQLAGTEVIPQIWLSGTRGVIEVLPGKTNNGNKDDSGVYDLGICPYMGLKAFTEENAQYFYGRDALTQKLLLQVNHSSTITVVGASGSGKSSVVQAGLISQLRQGKQVPGSEQWWIGCLRPGQKPIQTLARTLVDGGTEKEKAQQQLQIEGLLYQGVEGFVQWLRIRTEPVVMLVIDQFEEIFTLAGVTDRINFLKLILGAIKFASDRFKLILTVRADFVATCLEIPELAQMLQQSSVLVPPYLTEDDYRSSIIKPAEQVGLKIESGLVELLLQDLDRSAGDLPLLQFVLQQLWENRQAGKLTLSAYQQLGGMKGALEKQAQEVYENLDPEAQACARWIFLNLTQLGEGTEDTRRRISKSDLTVAKYPAPLVARTLQALMAAKLIVVNLDQGIHSGSGQSRSGDTPANDDELLLEAMKQEATIEVVHEILIRHWSTLRWWLEENRARLRAQRQIEQAALLWSQKGKSPDFLLRGVRLGEAEEIYIKYTDELTEVAREFIEAGIDAREAEQREAKRRLRRAQLTAATLGVLGLAATAFGGLAYRQKVLAEIENINTLTSSAEALLLSNQQLESILTSIKAGKEFNKIGNWGQTFIGRDNWETTKVKTVSTLQQALDNTQELNRLQGHSQTVNTVSYSPDGKLIATASDDKTIKIWHENGELIATLTGHQDRVTNLAFSNGKINLSDLNQEETTFLVSDENLSQNNYVLASASADGTVRLWRIHNNQVQPLKTLTGHQDWVTDVAFSPDNQIIASASRDKTIKLWQLDGILITTLSGHNGWVNTIDFASDNLLASGGEDNQIKLWEINNQNSKEIRTITGNQDRVTQVKFSADGDEVISASGDGEVKLWQVKDGQVINSFPHQEQVNSLAFTPDNQLIATATADGRIKIWHKDGLLQQVLVGHGGEITNIKFNPQEVNEANNQTNSYLLASASVDKTVKIWQVNNLGSPEAGGIYSVAISPTSPEIYAAAGWDGKIQLWQKYPDQTKELLRTLPGHQTTISDLKFSPEGKVLASASWDKTIKLWQIADGSLMTTLKAHQDGVNSIAFSSNGQFLVSGSEDRTVKIWQLNNNQAELLKTLKGHQDSVKNVAISSDNKLIASGSYDKTIKIWNVEGKLLKTLSGHNLAISSLKFSPEGKVLASGSWDNTIRLWNIQEQNPSSQILSGHQDGITGLDFIDRDDILASSSADGTIKLWDLTNNNLLKTLQGHSSQINSLAISNNGQTLISADEQQGLFWWDLNLDNLVTQGCDRVNNYLEYNPNLTKRDRLICN, from the coding sequence ATGTGTCCTCGTGCTGTTGCAAAACGTCGTCCGAAAGCTATTCCTAAACAGGAAGTAGCGAAACTCTGGCTTTTTTTAGTTGGAGTCAATCAGTATCAGGATCAGAAAAGTTTACCATCTCTGCAATATTCTGCTTTAGATTGTCAAGGGTTGGGAGAGGCTTTAACCGAAGCTACAGAAACCTTTCCTGCCAGGGAAATTATAGTTCATCACGATTTTGCTAACCAGAAACCAACTGTTACTCAGGTACGAAATACTTTAAATTACATTGTTAATACAGCGCAACCGCAGGATACAATTTTATTTTATTTTTCTGGACATGGAATCTTAGAAGCTTCAACTCAAAAAGTAGTTCTTTGTCTAACTGATACTTATACAGATAAATTATTAGAAACAGGATTACCTTTACAGGAATTATTGCAATGTTTGGGTCAATGTGCAGCTAGTCAACAGTTAGTTTGGTTGGATGCTTGTCATAGTGGTGGGATGACGTTGAGAGGTACGGAAGGGGCGATTTTACCTAATCCTACTACGCAATTGGTACAAGTTTTAAGAAAAAAAGCAGCCCAGAGTCAAGGTTTCTATGCTTTGCTTTCTTGCGATCAGACTCAGCAATCTTGGGAGTTTCCTGAATTAGGACACGGCGTATTTACTTATTATTTAATGCGAGGTCTACGAGGCGAAGCAGCGGATTCTGTTGGGATGATTGAAGCTGATGCTTTGTATCAATATGTTTATCATCAAACTCTGCGTTATATCGATAAGACTAATCAACAAATTCGTTTGATTAACCAACAAAAAAGTAGCCGAGGTGAAAGGCAATTAAACTCTGAATATCCCTTGCAAACTCCGAAACGCATTGTCGAAGGTTTTGGTAAGGTAATTTTAGGTAAACGTACAACCGAGCAGAGTTTTAGCAATCCTCGTCAGGCTTTGGTAATTGATGGATTGGGGATTAATCAGACGACATTAGACTTAAGTAAGATATTAAGGGGTACTGGTGGCTTTAATTTAGAATATTTCCCGCAAACAAACACAAACTGGACTGAAGTACGAAGTGCGATCGCTCAATGTTTGGATGCTGAAGTTTCTCAGAATACTGTACTCCAAACCGATCTTAGTACGGTATTTCTGTACCTCCGTGGCTTAATTAAGGAAACGGAAACAGGAGAGTCTTGCTTATTTCTGAGAGATGGAGTTAAGTTATCTCGTTCTTGGTTGAGAAAGATTTTACGTAATTCTCGTGCTTCTCAACAGATTATTATTTTAGATTGTCCTGGGGCGAGTTCCATTGCAGAATGGGTAGAGGATTTAAGATTGGAATCGGATCGCGGACAGTGTTTGATTGCTGCTGCTTCTAATCTATCTAATTCGCAACAATTTACCCAAGCTTTATTAGAAACTCTGGAAAAGGCGGATCGACAATCAGGGTTTCCTGTAGCTGCTTGGATTACTCAATTACAAATTCAATTAGCTGGTACAGAAGTAATTCCCCAGATTTGGTTATCGGGAACTAGAGGTGTAATTGAGGTTTTACCAGGGAAAACTAATAATGGTAATAAAGATGATTCGGGAGTATATGACCTGGGTATTTGCCCTTATATGGGCTTAAAAGCTTTTACTGAAGAAAATGCCCAATATTTCTATGGTAGAGATGCCTTAACCCAAAAATTACTGCTTCAAGTTAATCATAGCTCGACCATTACTGTGGTTGGGGCTTCTGGTTCGGGGAAATCTTCGGTAGTTCAAGCAGGATTAATTTCTCAACTGCGTCAAGGAAAACAAGTACCAGGTAGTGAACAATGGTGGATTGGTTGTTTACGTCCAGGACAAAAACCCATTCAAACTTTAGCACGGACTTTGGTTGATGGTGGTACAGAAAAAGAAAAAGCCCAACAACAATTACAAATCGAAGGTTTACTTTATCAAGGTGTAGAAGGTTTTGTGCAATGGTTACGGATTCGTACCGAACCAGTTGTGATGCTAGTCATCGATCAATTTGAAGAAATCTTTACCCTGGCAGGAGTTACCGATCGCATTAACTTTTTAAAATTAATTTTAGGAGCGATTAAATTTGCGAGCGATCGCTTTAAATTGATTTTAACAGTTCGGGCGGATTTTGTGGCTACTTGTTTAGAAATTCCCGAATTGGCACAAATGCTTCAGCAATCTAGTGTTTTAGTTCCTCCCTATTTAACCGAAGATGATTATCGAAGTTCGATAATTAAACCTGCTGAACAGGTAGGGTTAAAAATTGAATCGGGATTAGTAGAATTATTATTACAAGATTTAGATCGTTCTGCTGGCGACTTACCTTTATTACAATTCGTTCTTCAACAATTATGGGAAAATCGTCAGGCGGGAAAATTAACCCTATCCGCCTATCAACAACTGGGTGGCATGAAGGGTGCGTTAGAAAAACAGGCGCAAGAAGTCTACGAAAATCTCGATCCTGAAGCCCAAGCTTGTGCTAGATGGATTTTCCTTAATTTAACTCAATTAGGAGAAGGAACAGAAGATACTCGCCGTCGCATTAGTAAATCAGATCTAACTGTAGCTAAATATCCTGCACCTTTAGTAGCTAGAACTTTACAAGCTTTGATGGCTGCTAAATTAATTGTAGTTAATCTCGACCAAGGAATTCACTCAGGATCGGGGCAAAGTCGTAGTGGTGATACTCCTGCCAATGATGATGAACTCTTGTTAGAAGCTATGAAACAAGAAGCTACTATCGAAGTAGTTCACGAAATTTTGATTCGTCATTGGTCAACTTTACGTTGGTGGTTAGAGGAAAACCGAGCCAGATTAAGAGCGCAAAGGCAAATCGAACAAGCAGCCCTACTTTGGAGTCAAAAAGGTAAATCTCCTGACTTTTTGCTCAGAGGAGTTAGATTAGGAGAAGCGGAAGAAATTTATATTAAATACACCGATGAATTAACTGAAGTTGCCAGAGAATTTATTGAAGCAGGTATTGATGCTAGAGAAGCTGAACAAAGAGAAGCGAAAAGAAGGTTACGACGCGCCCAACTTACCGCAGCTACTTTAGGAGTTTTGGGTTTAGCAGCTACTGCTTTCGGTGGTTTAGCTTATCGTCAAAAAGTTTTGGCAGAAATTGAAAATATTAATACTCTCACTAGTTCGGCAGAAGCTTTATTATTATCTAATCAACAATTAGAATCAATTCTGACTAGCATTAAGGCAGGAAAAGAATTTAATAAAATTGGCAATTGGGGTCAAACTTTTATTGGTAGAGATAATTGGGAAACGACTAAAGTAAAAACAGTTAGCACTTTACAACAAGCTTTAGATAATACTCAAGAATTGAATCGTTTACAAGGTCATAGTCAAACAGTTAACACTGTAAGTTATAGCCCTGATGGTAAACTGATTGCTACTGCTAGTGATGACAAGACTATTAAAATTTGGCATGAAAATGGTGAATTAATTGCAACTTTAACAGGACATCAAGATCGAGTTACTAATTTAGCTTTTAGCAACGGAAAGATTAATCTTTCTGATTTAAATCAAGAAGAAACAACTTTTTTAGTTAGTGATGAAAACTTATCACAAAATAATTACGTCTTGGCTTCAGCTAGTGCAGATGGAACTGTCAGATTATGGCGTATTCACAACAATCAAGTTCAACCTTTAAAAACTTTAACAGGACATCAAGATTGGGTGACTGATGTTGCTTTTAGTCCAGATAATCAAATCATAGCTTCTGCTAGTCGCGACAAAACAATTAAATTATGGCAATTAGATGGAATTTTAATTACTACTTTATCTGGTCATAATGGTTGGGTCAATACAATTGATTTTGCTTCAGATAATTTACTCGCTTCTGGTGGTGAAGATAATCAGATTAAACTATGGGAAATAAACAATCAAAACAGTAAAGAAATTCGGACGATTACAGGAAATCAAGACCGAGTTACTCAAGTAAAATTTAGTGCCGACGGTGATGAGGTAATTTCTGCTAGTGGCGATGGTGAAGTTAAACTTTGGCAAGTCAAAGATGGTCAAGTAATTAATTCTTTTCCTCATCAAGAACAGGTTAATAGTCTTGCTTTTACTCCCGATAATCAATTAATTGCTACTGCTACTGCTGATGGCAGAATTAAGATTTGGCATAAAGATGGTCTTCTTCAACAAGTTTTAGTGGGGCATGGAGGAGAAATCACAAATATTAAGTTTAATCCTCAAGAAGTAAATGAAGCAAACAATCAAACTAATTCTTATTTATTAGCATCAGCTAGTGTAGATAAAACAGTCAAAATTTGGCAAGTGAATAATTTAGGTTCACCAGAAGCAGGAGGAATTTATAGCGTTGCTATTTCTCCTACCTCTCCAGAAATTTATGCTGCTGCCGGTTGGGATGGCAAAATACAATTGTGGCAAAAATATCCCGATCAAACCAAAGAATTACTTCGGACTTTACCAGGACATCAAACAACAATTTCTGATTTAAAATTTAGTCCTGAAGGTAAAGTTTTAGCTTCGGCAAGTTGGGATAAAACTATCAAATTGTGGCAAATAGCAGATGGAAGTTTAATGACTACTTTAAAAGCTCATCAAGACGGAGTAAATAGCATTGCGTTTAGTTCTAATGGTCAATTCTTAGTTTCAGGTAGTGAAGATCGAACGGTTAAAATTTGGCAACTGAATAATAATCAAGCTGAACTATTAAAAACCCTCAAAGGACATCAAGATAGTGTTAAAAATGTAGCCATTAGTTCTGATAATAAATTAATTGCTTCTGGTAGTTACGATAAAACTATTAAAATTTGGAATGTAGAAGGTAAATTATTAAAAACGTTATCAGGGCATAATCTTGCTATCTCATCTTTAAAATTTAGTCCTGAAGGCAAAGTTTTAGCTTCTGGAAGTTGGGATAATACAATTCGTTTGTGGAACATTCAAGAACAAAATCCATCCTCACAAATTTTAAGCGGACATCAAGATGGTATTACAGGTCTTGACTTTATTGATCGCGACGATATCCTAGCTTCTAGTAGTGCTGATGGTACAATTAAACTTTGGGATTTAACTAATAATAATTTATTAAAAACTTTACAAGGACATTCCTCACAAATTAATAGTTTAGCTATTAGTAATAACGGTCAAACATTGATTAGTGCTGACGAACAACAAGGTTTATTTTGGTGGGATTTAAACTTAGATAATTTAGTTACTCAAGGATGCGATCGCGTTAATAATTATTTAGAATATAATCCTAATTTAACCAAGCGCGATCGTTTAATTTGTAATTGA
- a CDS encoding hypothetical protein (protein of unknown function DUF820) has product METISIPKGFRVTPEQFEQLASAEQLARLELTKTGELIIMSPTGGEAGEKNFNLYIDLGIWNRQTKLGKAFDSSTVFVLPNGARRSPDVSWIQLKRWDTLTPTQKKGFPPIAPNFVIELVSPSDLKNQRYEDLQAKMQEYLDNGVQLGWLIEPEAKTVEIYRSPSSVEILNHPQTLSGENILPGFSLDLTEIFSN; this is encoded by the coding sequence ATGGAGACAATTTCTATTCCCAAAGGATTTCGTGTTACTCCAGAACAGTTTGAGCAATTAGCATCCGCCGAACAACTAGCGCGATTGGAGTTAACTAAAACTGGAGAATTAATTATCATGAGTCCCACTGGTGGAGAGGCTGGAGAAAAAAACTTTAATCTTTATATAGATCTAGGTATCTGGAATCGTCAAACAAAGTTAGGAAAAGCCTTTGATTCTTCTACAGTGTTTGTTTTGCCCAATGGAGCAAGAAGAAGTCCTGATGTTAGTTGGATTCAATTAAAACGTTGGGATACTCTAACCCCAACACAAAAAAAAGGATTTCCTCCCATAGCTCCTAATTTTGTGATTGAATTAGTCAGTCCTAGTGACCTTAAAAATCAGCGATACGAAGACCTACAAGCAAAGATGCAAGAATATTTGGACAATGGAGTCCAGCTTGGTTGGTTAATCGAACCCGAAGCTAAAACAGTAGAAATATATCGTTCCCCAAGTTCAGTAGAAATTTTGAATCATCCTCAAACCTTATCAGGAGAAAATATTTTACCTGGGTTTAGTTTAGATTTGACCGAAATTTTCAGCAATTAA